The Gemmatimonas aurantiaca T-27 DNA segment GCCGCGCGGCAGCGTGCCGTTGAATTGCTGGGTCGCGACAGCGAGTCGCTGAGTGCGCGCATGTTCGAGCGCATCCTGCAAGACGCCCATGATGCCAATCTCATCGACCTGCGTCGCCGCGGCGACGACTGGGAATTGGCGCGCGCGGCCGATGCGGCCAGCATCGTCGAGCAGCTCAAGACGGTGGATGATGCCCAGAAGGCGGCGGCTGCTGCACTGGCGGCTTCGCAGCCGGCGGCGCCTCGTGGCATGGGAGCGCGCGGTGTCAGTGGGCGTGGTATGGGCGCCCGTGGCAAGAGCGCTGGGTTGCCCCCCGAGCTGCTGATGGTGGGCGTGGTGGGTGCCGCGCCGGTGGTGACACCGGCCGCGGTCGTTCCGACGCCAGCCCCGGCGGTGATCCCCGCCGCGGTGGCGACGCCGGTGGTGGTGGAGACCCCGGTGGCGGCAGCTACCGAGCCCGCAGCGGCGGTTTCTGACGCACCGAAGGGTGCAGCCGTGGCTCCGGCTCCGGCGGCTCGGAAAACGGCTGCCAAGAAGGCTGCCAAGGCCCCGGCCAAGGCTCCCGCGAAGTCGGCGGCCCCGAAGGCAGCGGCCAAGGCGCCTGCCGCGAAGTCGGCGGTGAAGACGCCGGCCAAGGCGCCCGCGAAAGCTCCGGCCGCCAAGACCGCGGCTAAGGCTCCTGCGGCAAAGAGCCCGGCCAAGAAGGCTGCTGCCAAGGCTCCGGCCAAGGCTCCCGCAAAGAAGGCGGCCGCACGGAAGTGAGGTGAAGCCCGCGGGACGAGGGCGAACATGTGAGGGCGTCGACGGGTCACCGTCGACGCCCTTCATGTTTTCATGGCATTCCGGGCACTCCCGGGCCAGCTTGCCATGGTGACTGCTCATGACGTCGAGATGCGCACCCCGTTGCCGCCATCCTTCTACCTGCGCGATGCGGCGATCGTCGCGCGTGAGCTGCTGGGGGCTGTGCTGATGCACGATGACGGAGCGCAGGTGGTGTCCGGTCGCATCATCGAGACCGAGGCCTATCTCGGCCCCCACGATCCGGCATCACATTCGGCCGCCGGACGTACGGCGCGCACCTGGCACATGTTCGGGCCGCCCGGTACGGCGTATGTGTACTTCATCTACGGCATGCACTGGTGCGTGAACGCCGTGACCGGCGATGAGGGATACGGCAGTGCTGTGCTCATTCGGGCTCTCGCGCCATTGGCCGGGCTCGAGGTGATGCGTGCCCGACGCCCCAAGGCGCGCACGGATGCCTCACTCTGCGATGGTCCGGGCAAGTTGTGCGCGGCGCTGGGCATCACGCGCGCGCACGACGGTCTCATGCTGACGGGGGCCTCGCCGCTCACCATCTACGAAGGCCCGCCGGTGCCGGACGATGGTGTCGTGATCGGGCCACGTATCGGCATCAGCAAGGCAGTGGACTGGCCACTGCGATTCTGTATCGCGCCACAACGACAGACCTCCGCGTGAGGATGTCGCCGGTGATGCGATCCGGCGATCCTCGGTGCCGCGATGGGAGACGGAATCGTTCGTGCCGGTGCGTCCTGGCCGACGTGACGCAACCGTCCGGCACCTGAGACTACAGAATGCCCGCCACCCGTCCCGCATCCTTGAATGCCGCTACCACCGCATCGAGGTCGTCCTTCGTGTGTGCGGCACTCACCTGGCAGCGCACGCGTGCCTGGCCCTGTGGCACCACCGGGAACCCGAAGCCCGTGACGAACACTCCGCGTTCGAGCATCAGTTCACTCATGCGGATGGCCAGTGCCGTTTCGCCCACGATGATCGGCACGATGGGCGTTTCGCCGGGCAGCGGATGGAAGCCGGCCTCCTGGATGGCGCCGCGGAAGTACCGCGCATTCTCGGCCAGTCGCGTCACCAGTTCCGGATGCGCTTCCGCGTGTTGCACGGCCGCCAAGGCACTGGCGGCCACCGTGGGCGGCAGCGCATTGGAGAACAGTTGCGGGCGTGAGCGCTGCGTCATGATATCGCACAACGACGCCGGGCCGGCGATGAACCCACCGGCGGCACCGCCCAGAGCTTTGCCGAGTGTGGAGGTGATGATGTCGACTTCACCGACCACGCCGAAATGTTCGGCGGTGCCACGGCCGGTCTTGCCCAGCACACCGGTGGCGTGGGAATCGTCCATCACCACGATCGCTCCTTCGTCCCGCGCGATCTGCAGGATCTCGGGCAGTTTGGCGATGGCGCCTTCCATGGAGAACACACCATCGGTCCAGATGATCTTGCGCTTGGCGTCCTTGTTGGCGCGCAGCTTTTCGCGCAGGTCGTCCATATCGGCGTGTTTGTAGACCGCCGTGGTGCACTTGGTGATGGCCTTGGCGAGGCGCACCGAGTCGATGATGGACGCGTGATTGAGCGCGTCCGAGATGACAAAATCGCCTTCGCGCGCAATGGAGGGCGTGAGGGCTTCGTTGGCGTTCCAGGCCGACACGTAGCTGAGGCTCGCCTCGGTGCCGACAAAACGCGCGAGGGCCGCCTCGAGTTCACGATGCACCGTGAATGTGCCGCAGATGAAACGCACGCTGGCCGTCCCAGCACCAAAACGGTGCAGCGCATCAATGCCGGCGTTGACCACCGCCGGTTCGTTGGCCAGTCCCAGGTAGTTGTTGGACGACAGCACGATCACCTCGCCGCGTCCCTCCATGCGCACACGTGCGCCCTGGGGGCCTTCGAGGTGGTTCAGGTGTTTGTACGTGCCGGCCGCCTGGAGGGCGTCGAGTTCGGCCTGGAGTTCGGAAAACAGTGCGGACATCAGCGGGGGCGGAGTCGGGAAACGATCGGAGCGGCTCAGGTCGTACTACGGCTCAGTCGATCGTGAAAATGATCTTGCCGGCCTCACCGCTGCGGATGAGGCGCATGGCCTCATCGACAGCTTCGAGTGGCAGGCGGTGCGTGATGACGGGTGTTGGATCGAATGCGCCCGACCGGATGAAGCGCGACATCTGGTGCCAGGTGTCGTACATGCGGCGGCCGACCACCCCGTAGATCGTCAGTCCCTTGAAGATGATCTCGGTGGCGAAGTCGATGTCGATGGTCTTGGACGGAATGCCGAGCATGTTCACGCGGCCCGCCGGGCGAGCCAGCGCAAACGCCTGATGCACGGCGCTGGGCACACCGGACATTTCGAGCACCACATCGGCGCCGTGACCATCGGACGCGGCCATGACGGCGTCACGCGCCTGGTCGGGGTGCACGGCATCGTGGGCGCCCATGGTGCGGGCGAGTTCGAGGCGGCGCGGATTCACGTCGGTGGCGATGATGCGGGCCGCGCCAGCGGCCTTGCAGATCCCCACGGCAAACGCGCCGATGGGACCGCAGCCGGTGATGAGCACGACCGCACCGGGGATGTCGGCGGTGAGGGCGGTGTGGAAGGCGTTCCCCATCGGATCGTGGATACCGCCGATGTCGTAGCTGATCGCATCATCGAGGTGCCAGACGTTCGTGGCGGGCATCGCGATGAACTCCGCGAAGCAGCCGTCCCGGTCGACGCCGATGATACGGGTGGACGGATCGGCGTGGGCGTTGCCCGTGCGACTGAACAGGGAGCGTTCGTCGACGATGTGGCCTTCGGCGGTGACGCGGTCTCCGACCTTCACGGTCTCCACGAAACTGCCGACGGCGACGACGTCGCCGGCAAATTCATGGCCGACCACGAACGGCGGCTTGCAGCGCCCTGCGGCCCAGGCGTCCCACTCGTAGATGTGCACGTCGGTGCCACACACGCCGGCGCGACGGACGCGGATGAGCACCTCGTCGTCGCGGATGGTGGGCACGGGAACGTCCGTGAGAGTGAGACCGCGACCGGCCGTCTGCTTCACGAGCGCTTTCATGGAGCTCCAAGAGAAAGGCCGACGCGGGAGTCGGCGCAGAGTGTGGCGTGCATTGAGAAGGCGAAAAGTCGCATGTGCGACAGGCCGGTGGAAGGCGCGGAAATCGTGTCCGGATGGTGCGCGGCGAGGATGTTGCCTTTAGTAATCGCGCGCGTTCTTTATACGCGCTATTGCGCGTTGGAATTATCCACGCGTATATTCGCGTCAATTCAACGACTTGCGCGCGCTGTCCACATCGAACTCCCCGAGCGTTTTGCAGTTCACCGTCTCGGGGCGCGCAGTCCTCATCGGAAACGCGTGGCCATAGTTCGGCACGAGTTCCACCCGCAGTCCCTCGTCGCACTCGCGACCCACTCATCCGAGACCTGCCGCTCCACCGAGCGGGTCTCCGGTTCACCGTCGTTGATCGCGCCTGCGCGCGGAACGATGGTGTGCTCCGCTGTCCGCCCTTCGCAGCGTTCGAGCCGGATCGTCGCCTTCGCGACGATCGTCCCATCTCCTGCCGTAATGCACGCCGACCAGCTCGCCGACATGGCGCGCCAGTCCATCACCTCGTTCGTGTTGTCTCGCGCCGTCGTGCGGCGCTCAACGCGAACACCTGCCTGCGCGCGCCTCCTGGAGGCCGCGTAGCGCAAATCGTGGCAGCGCATGCGCTGCGCGGTTTGTGCGCTCACCTTTCCACCGGGGGAAAGGGAGCACGATCCACCTCCTCGAGAGGAGAGTTGTTCCAATGGCTCCTGCCAAGAAGGCCGCTAAAAAGGCGGCGAAGAAGGGTGGCCGCAAGGTCGCGAAGAAAGCCGCTCGCAAGACGGTGAAGAAGGCTGCCAAGAAGGCTGCCAAGAAGGGCGCGAAGAAGGTTGCCAAGAAGGCGGCCAAGAAGGGCGCCAAGAAGGCTGCCAAGAAGGGCGCGAAGAAAGTAGCGAAGAAGGGCGCCAAGAAGGCGGCCAAGAAGGGTGCCAAGAAGGGCGCGAAGAAGGCGGCCAAGAAGACCCGCAAGACGGCCAAGCGCGCCAAGAAGGTTGCTGCGCCGGCGCCTGTCGCTGCGTAATTCGGTCGTTCGCGACGTCGCAGTACCCATACACGCGAAAGGCGCCGGCATGTCTGCCGGCGCCTTTCACGTCTTCGTCATCCCGTCAGCGCTCAGTACGCTGCAGCGGCAAGCGGTTCGGGTTCGACGATCACGTCGAGATCTTCGGGAACGGGGCCCCAGACAAACGCCGAGAAACGCGGCAGCGCGTCACCACGACCGCCGTCTGCGATCACGATGCCGAGGGGTTCCTGCTCTTCAGTCTGCTGAAAAAGATGCTGGATACGCATTAGGGGTGAACCTCCACCCTGGATGTTGAGTGTTACGGCCTTCCGGCCTGCAACGCATTCCAATGCACGCTCAATGCCATGTTTGACATGGGACGGTAAGTTGTTGTCTTGTTGTGCTTTGTGATGACTTTTGCGGTC contains these protein-coding regions:
- a CDS encoding DNA-3-methyladenine glycosylase — encoded protein: MVTAHDVEMRTPLPPSFYLRDAAIVARELLGAVLMHDDGAQVVSGRIIETEAYLGPHDPASHSAAGRTARTWHMFGPPGTAYVYFIYGMHWCVNAVTGDEGYGSAVLIRALAPLAGLEVMRARRPKARTDASLCDGPGKLCAALGITRAHDGLMLTGASPLTIYEGPPVPDDGVVIGPRIGISKAVDWPLRFCIAPQRQTSA
- a CDS encoding glycine C-acetyltransferase, which produces MSALFSELQAELDALQAAGTYKHLNHLEGPQGARVRMEGRGEVIVLSSNNYLGLANEPAVVNAGIDALHRFGAGTASVRFICGTFTVHRELEAALARFVGTEASLSYVSAWNANEALTPSIAREGDFVISDALNHASIIDSVRLAKAITKCTTAVYKHADMDDLREKLRANKDAKRKIIWTDGVFSMEGAIAKLPEILQIARDEGAIVVMDDSHATGVLGKTGRGTAEHFGVVGEVDIITSTLGKALGGAAGGFIAGPASLCDIMTQRSRPQLFSNALPPTVAASALAAVQHAEAHPELVTRLAENARYFRGAIQEAGFHPLPGETPIVPIIVGETALAIRMSELMLERGVFVTGFGFPVVPQGQARVRCQVSAAHTKDDLDAVVAAFKDAGRVAGIL
- the tdh gene encoding L-threonine 3-dehydrogenase; protein product: MKALVKQTAGRGLTLTDVPVPTIRDDEVLIRVRRAGVCGTDVHIYEWDAWAAGRCKPPFVVGHEFAGDVVAVGSFVETVKVGDRVTAEGHIVDERSLFSRTGNAHADPSTRIIGVDRDGCFAEFIAMPATNVWHLDDAISYDIGGIHDPMGNAFHTALTADIPGAVVLITGCGPIGAFAVGICKAAGAARIIATDVNPRRLELARTMGAHDAVHPDQARDAVMAASDGHGADVVLEMSGVPSAVHQAFALARPAGRVNMLGIPSKTIDIDFATEIIFKGLTIYGVVGRRMYDTWHQMSRFIRSGAFDPTPVITHRLPLEAVDEAMRLIRSGEAGKIIFTID
- a CDS encoding histone, translated to MAPAKKAAKKAAKKGGRKVAKKAARKTVKKAAKKAAKKGAKKVAKKAAKKGAKKAAKKGAKKVAKKGAKKAAKKGAKKGAKKAAKKTRKTAKRAKKVAAPAPVAA